From Nonomuraea helvata, a single genomic window includes:
- a CDS encoding sugar ABC transporter permease has product MTATVTRPAPPRGTRRARRRVPRQTREMWLLMLPALVPVALFSVGPLLYGIGLAFTDARNTRVHETSFVGLENFGRLLTDDEFWSSFKIGAIWSVSVTVLQFLAALGLALLLNQNLRFRSVARVLAVVPWAMPPVVIGLMWKLVYHPDAGILNDLLGTDVNWLADFSLALPAIIVVGVWTGMPQTTVVLLAGLQGIPKELYEAGEVDGATRWRRFWNITLPQLRPVVVAITSLDFVWNINQFGLVYVLTQGGPGGQTRLPMLFAYEEAFRYRMASYASMLGLAMAIVVLAVLGLYLWRQMREAK; this is encoded by the coding sequence GTGACGGCGACCGTGACGAGACCGGCGCCGCCGCGGGGCACGCGGCGCGCCCGCCGCCGGGTCCCGCGCCAGACGCGCGAGATGTGGCTGCTCATGCTGCCGGCCCTGGTGCCGGTGGCGCTGTTCAGTGTCGGCCCGCTGCTGTACGGCATCGGCCTGGCGTTCACCGACGCCCGCAACACCCGCGTCCACGAGACGAGCTTCGTCGGCCTCGAGAACTTCGGCAGGCTGCTGACCGACGACGAGTTCTGGTCCTCGTTCAAGATCGGCGCGATCTGGAGCGTCTCCGTGACCGTGCTGCAGTTCCTGGCCGCGCTCGGCCTGGCGCTGCTGCTCAACCAGAACCTGCGCTTCAGGAGCGTGGCAAGGGTGCTGGCGGTGGTGCCGTGGGCGATGCCGCCCGTGGTCATCGGCCTGATGTGGAAGCTCGTCTACCACCCCGACGCCGGCATCCTGAACGACCTGCTGGGCACGGACGTCAACTGGCTGGCCGACTTCTCGCTCGCGCTGCCCGCGATCATCGTGGTCGGCGTCTGGACCGGCATGCCGCAGACCACGGTGGTGCTGCTGGCGGGTCTGCAGGGCATCCCCAAGGAGCTCTACGAGGCGGGCGAGGTGGACGGCGCGACCCGCTGGCGGCGGTTCTGGAACATCACGCTGCCGCAGCTGCGGCCGGTGGTCGTGGCGATCACCTCGCTCGACTTCGTGTGGAACATCAACCAGTTCGGCCTGGTCTACGTGCTCACGCAGGGCGGGCCGGGCGGGCAGACGCGGCTGCCGATGCTGTTCGCGTACGAGGAGGCGTTCAGGTACCGGATGGCCAGTTACGCCTCGATGCTGGGCCTCGCCATGGCGATCGTCGTGCTCGCCGTGCTCGGACTGTACCTGTGGCGCCAGATGAGGGAGGCCAAGTGA
- a CDS encoding carbohydrate ABC transporter permease: MRRVPQYAALVAYIVFLAFPLVWLLSTALKTPREMAMADPTWIPRDPTLANFADAFGEQDLVGAALRSLVVALFSSVLTVLVSLPAAYAMARYRGLLNKIAIGWVLVSQVFPFILIIIPLFMIMRDLALVNTLPGLVLVHVTFTLPFALWMLQGYVRAVPRELEEAAAVDGATRLRSIASVVAPLLAPGVVATLLFSFISSWNEFMFALVILQNPDVMTLPLTLVRFTGPEGVARLGPLAAASLMATIPSLIFFAIIQRRLKSGLMAGAVKG, translated from the coding sequence ATGAGGCGTGTCCCGCAGTACGCGGCGCTGGTCGCGTACATCGTCTTCCTGGCGTTCCCGCTGGTCTGGCTGCTCTCGACGGCGCTGAAGACGCCGCGGGAGATGGCCATGGCCGACCCCACCTGGATCCCGCGCGACCCGACGCTGGCCAACTTCGCCGACGCGTTCGGCGAGCAGGACCTGGTCGGCGCGGCGCTGCGCAGCCTGGTCGTGGCGCTGTTCAGCAGCGTGCTCACGGTGCTGGTCTCGCTGCCCGCCGCCTACGCCATGGCGCGCTACCGCGGCCTGCTCAACAAGATCGCCATCGGGTGGGTGCTGGTCAGCCAGGTGTTCCCGTTCATCCTGATCATCATCCCGCTCTTCATGATCATGCGTGACCTGGCGCTGGTGAACACGCTGCCCGGCCTCGTGCTGGTGCACGTGACGTTCACGCTGCCGTTCGCGCTGTGGATGCTGCAGGGATACGTGCGGGCGGTGCCGCGCGAGCTGGAGGAGGCCGCGGCCGTGGACGGCGCGACCCGGCTGCGCTCGATCGCGAGCGTGGTCGCGCCGCTGCTCGCGCCCGGCGTGGTGGCCACGCTGCTGTTCTCGTTCATCTCGTCGTGGAACGAGTTCATGTTCGCGCTCGTCATCCTGCAGAACCCGGATGTCATGACGCTCCCGCTCACGCTGGTGAGGTTCACCGGCCCGGAGGGGGTGGCCAGGCTCGGCCCGCTGGCCGCGGCGTCGCTCATGGCGACGATCCCGAGCCTGATCTTCTTCGCAATCATTCAGCGGCGACTGAAGTCCGGCCTGATGGCCGGCGCCGTGAAGGGCTAG
- a CDS encoding sugar ABC transporter substrate-binding protein: MRIRSALAAAAVLTLAAACSGGGGGESSAAPNEPVKINFLSLAWQKESLAANKQLVDEWNKANPKIQVTYVQGSWDNVNDQLVTQFAGGTAPDVIHNDSPALAGFSSDGYLLDLKDKLPAELKSDIPQAAWDTVTFDDGKGRQGVYGVPFLQESQVIIANKKLLDASGVRVPTSDNPWTWDEFSAAAKKMTKDGNFGVAWPMKSPVNKTLNLALNFGGTFFQTADGKTTVKVGPEEREVLQRIHDQLYKDKSADPAALGQGTADPLPAFYKGKFALLPAGVYLRQQVAEQAPDGFEWVTLPAPKGTSAQQGAVSQTLSIAQESKHPDEAMKFIAFFLNGQNQAKLAKGDWLLPTSQTAAADPAMTTKENGWDVATASAKNLVVAPFLKVNGFDEWKSKVATPVLQEYFGNKITIDQAASKLVEDGNKVLERYQR, translated from the coding sequence ATGCGAATCAGGTCCGCTCTGGCGGCTGCGGCGGTCCTCACGCTCGCCGCCGCGTGCAGCGGGGGAGGCGGCGGCGAGTCGTCGGCCGCCCCCAACGAGCCAGTCAAGATCAATTTCCTCAGCCTGGCGTGGCAGAAGGAGTCACTCGCCGCGAACAAGCAGCTCGTGGACGAGTGGAACAAGGCCAACCCGAAGATCCAGGTCACGTACGTCCAGGGCAGCTGGGACAACGTCAACGACCAGCTCGTCACCCAGTTCGCCGGCGGCACGGCGCCCGACGTCATCCACAACGACTCGCCCGCGCTGGCCGGCTTCTCCTCCGACGGCTACCTCCTCGACCTCAAGGACAAGCTGCCCGCCGAGCTCAAGAGCGACATCCCGCAGGCCGCCTGGGACACCGTCACCTTCGACGACGGCAAGGGCCGGCAGGGCGTGTACGGCGTGCCGTTCCTGCAGGAGTCGCAGGTCATCATCGCCAACAAGAAGCTGCTCGACGCCTCCGGCGTGCGCGTGCCGACGTCCGACAACCCCTGGACGTGGGACGAGTTCTCCGCCGCGGCCAAGAAGATGACCAAGGACGGCAATTTCGGCGTGGCCTGGCCGATGAAGTCGCCGGTCAACAAGACGCTCAACCTGGCGCTCAACTTCGGCGGCACGTTCTTCCAGACGGCCGACGGCAAGACCACGGTCAAGGTCGGCCCCGAGGAGCGCGAGGTGCTCCAGCGCATCCACGACCAGCTCTACAAGGACAAGTCCGCCGACCCGGCCGCGCTCGGCCAGGGCACCGCCGACCCGCTGCCGGCCTTCTACAAGGGCAAGTTCGCGCTGCTGCCCGCGGGCGTGTACCTGCGCCAGCAGGTCGCCGAGCAGGCCCCGGACGGGTTCGAGTGGGTCACGCTCCCGGCGCCGAAGGGCACGAGCGCCCAGCAGGGCGCGGTCTCGCAGACGCTCTCGATCGCGCAGGAGAGCAAGCACCCTGACGAGGCCATGAAGTTCATCGCGTTCTTCCTGAACGGCCAGAACCAGGCCAAGCTCGCCAAGGGAGACTGGCTCCTGCCCACCTCCCAGACGGCCGCCGCCGACCCGGCGATGACCACCAAGGAGAACGGCTGGGACGTGGCCACCGCCTCCGCCAAGAATCTCGTCGTGGCCCCGTTCCTCAAGGTGAACGGGTTCGACGAGTGGAAGAGCAAGGTGGCCACGCCGGTGCTGCAGGAGTACTTCGGCAATAAGATCACCATCGACCAGGCGGCCTCGAAGCTGGTCGAGGACGGTAACAAGGTGTTGGAGCGGTACCAGCGGTGA
- a CDS encoding ADP-ribosylglycohydrolase family protein: MNFRDRARGCLLGLAAGDALGAPAENLPPSEIRRRWGRLTEIEGGGTDDTEYAIFAVSLLLRHGHALTYADVAAAYRREVIPRVTGPMRGAGFSELGTVEALRRGLEPPLTGLVHSHGWSDGLAMRAAPYGIFCPGDPAEAARLVEQDGLVSASGEGITGGRAVAGAVAAAMGGASAEDAVRAALSVIPADSWTARNVVRACAVLGDPGAADADGLVEALHEAVVVKHYPWTDVAPEAVALAFAAVLAGGGDVEASVTFGVSLGRDADTIGAIAGAVAGAIRGERGVPERWAARIGPVTGKCLPVVAGKHVLDVADELAGGL, from the coding sequence GTGAATTTCCGCGACAGAGCCCGGGGGTGTCTGCTCGGCCTCGCCGCCGGCGACGCCCTCGGAGCCCCGGCCGAGAACCTGCCGCCGTCGGAGATCCGGCGGCGGTGGGGCCGGCTCACCGAGATCGAGGGCGGGGGGACCGATGACACCGAGTACGCCATCTTCGCCGTGTCCCTGCTGCTCCGGCACGGGCACGCGCTGACGTACGCCGACGTGGCGGCCGCGTACCGGCGGGAGGTCATCCCGCGGGTCACCGGGCCCATGCGCGGGGCCGGGTTCTCCGAACTGGGCACCGTCGAAGCGCTTCGCCGCGGCCTGGAGCCCCCGTTGACCGGGCTCGTGCACTCGCACGGATGGTCGGACGGGCTCGCCATGCGCGCGGCCCCGTACGGGATCTTCTGCCCGGGGGATCCCGCGGAGGCGGCCCGGCTGGTGGAGCAGGACGGGCTGGTCAGCGCGTCCGGCGAGGGCATCACGGGCGGCCGCGCGGTCGCCGGGGCGGTGGCCGCCGCGATGGGCGGCGCCTCGGCGGAGGACGCGGTGCGGGCGGCGCTGTCGGTGATCCCCGCCGACTCGTGGACGGCCCGCAACGTCGTACGCGCCTGCGCCGTCCTCGGCGACCCCGGCGCGGCCGACGCGGACGGGCTGGTCGAGGCGCTGCACGAGGCCGTGGTCGTCAAGCACTACCCCTGGACCGACGTGGCCCCCGAGGCCGTGGCGCTGGCGTTCGCGGCGGTGCTGGCAGGCGGCGGCGACGTCGAGGCGTCCGTGACGTTCGGGGTGAGCCTGGGCCGCGACGCCGACACGATCGGCGCCATCGCCGGGGCCGTCGCCGGAGCCATCCGGGGAGAGCGCGGCGTGCCCGAGCGCTGGGCGGCCAGGATCGGACCCGTGACAGGCAAATGCCTGCCCGTCGTGGCCGGAAAGCACGTGCTGGACGTCGCCGACGAACTGGCGGGAGGACTGTAG
- a CDS encoding ADP-ribosylglycohydrolase family protein produces the protein MSGERIRGAFAGLAVGDAVGWPAARHRAALHAPWSRRLHRELDAFAEDHRVTTLPVPFALNQPTAPLAVGPSDDAEWLAWTVLTIDRPRAEAFRELLDGGTSRIREGVRARISVATALDNLAKGVEPPASGRDNPHHFDDAAAVRAVAFGALGRDPTQDAQVTNAYDGVLGAQAMAAAVAEAVASGSAAAAVEAALAVLPEDTAIGHNARLALAATREAGDPFAAVPALDAALIDHVYSYGVGAAQTVPVALALAEAAGGELARAVPAAACLAALADSAPALTGALAGACGGYAAIPEWWIASARTLAGCCLPDLAGQDLIELASNLTSNLTEGIA, from the coding sequence ATGTCGGGGGAGAGAATCAGGGGGGCCTTCGCCGGGCTCGCCGTCGGTGACGCCGTGGGCTGGCCCGCGGCCAGGCACCGGGCGGCCCTGCACGCCCCCTGGAGCAGGCGCCTGCACAGAGAGCTGGACGCGTTCGCCGAGGACCACCGGGTGACCACGCTGCCGGTCCCGTTCGCGCTCAACCAGCCCACCGCCCCGCTGGCCGTCGGTCCGTCCGACGACGCCGAGTGGCTGGCCTGGACGGTGCTCACGATCGACCGCCCGAGGGCCGAGGCGTTCAGGGAGCTGCTCGACGGCGGAACGTCCAGGATCCGCGAGGGAGTGCGGGCGCGCATTTCGGTGGCCACCGCGCTCGACAACCTGGCCAAGGGGGTCGAGCCGCCCGCGTCCGGGCGCGACAACCCGCACCACTTCGACGACGCCGCCGCCGTCAGGGCCGTGGCGTTCGGGGCGCTGGGGAGGGACCCCACACAGGACGCCCAGGTGACGAACGCCTACGACGGCGTCCTGGGCGCCCAGGCCATGGCCGCCGCCGTGGCCGAGGCCGTGGCGTCGGGATCGGCGGCGGCGGCGGTGGAGGCGGCGCTGGCCGTACTGCCCGAAGACACCGCCATCGGCCACAACGCCCGCCTGGCGCTGGCCGCCACGAGGGAGGCGGGTGACCCGTTCGCGGCCGTGCCCGCGCTCGACGCCGCGCTCATCGACCACGTCTACAGCTACGGCGTGGGCGCCGCGCAGACCGTGCCGGTGGCGCTGGCGCTGGCCGAGGCGGCGGGCGGCGAGCTCGCCCGCGCCGTGCCCGCGGCGGCCTGCCTGGCCGCGCTGGCCGACTCGGCGCCCGCGCTGACCGGAGCGCTGGCCGGAGCCTGCGGCGGGTATGCCGCGATCCCCGAGTGGTGGATCGCCTCGGCCCGCACGCTGGCCGGTTGCTGCCTGCCTGACCTGGCGGGCCAAGATCTGATCGAACTAGCGAGCAATCTCACGAGCAATCTCACGGAGGGAATCGCATGA
- a CDS encoding ADP-ribosylglycohydrolase family protein translates to MTPLEDRATGCVAGAAVGDALGGATEGWTPEQIVERYGGRVEGVVPPFNEDWRNARPIAPYHKGDGHITDDTLMTHALIRVYEKAGGHLDAYAMADHLVPELMGERRWIPELEAEALPLQRIFLAEKWIVARLHYGHVDPREAGTGNIVNCGAAMYVAPVGIVNAADPDAAYAEAIDLTGAHQSSYGREAAGVMAAAVAEAMRPGATADSVVAACLRLAKDGTRAAIESVCEAAAGLGHWEGSFETLRAAMRPYDTVADTYRDQGLGARRPSRTHSIEELPLALGLLVIAKGDYRDTVLGGVNYGRDADSIASMGGAIAGALGGLAAVPSEWVAQVGAASRTDLVAPGLSIAEVARRVHADDLARRRGHEAAFAALDRP, encoded by the coding sequence ATGACGCCGCTTGAGGACAGGGCCACTGGCTGCGTGGCGGGGGCGGCGGTCGGTGACGCGCTGGGCGGCGCCACCGAGGGCTGGACCCCCGAGCAGATCGTCGAGAGGTACGGAGGGCGCGTCGAGGGCGTCGTGCCGCCGTTCAACGAGGACTGGCGCAACGCCCGCCCCATCGCCCCGTACCACAAGGGCGACGGCCACATCACCGACGACACGTTGATGACGCACGCCCTGATCCGCGTGTACGAGAAGGCCGGCGGGCACCTGGACGCGTACGCGATGGCCGACCACCTGGTGCCGGAGCTCATGGGCGAGCGGCGGTGGATCCCCGAGCTGGAGGCCGAGGCGCTGCCGCTGCAGCGGATCTTCCTGGCCGAGAAGTGGATCGTGGCCAGGCTGCACTACGGGCACGTGGACCCGCGCGAGGCCGGCACCGGGAACATCGTGAACTGCGGCGCGGCCATGTACGTCGCCCCCGTCGGCATCGTGAACGCCGCCGACCCCGACGCCGCCTACGCCGAGGCCATCGACCTGACCGGGGCCCACCAGTCCAGCTACGGCCGCGAGGCCGCCGGGGTCATGGCCGCCGCCGTGGCCGAGGCCATGCGTCCGGGCGCCACCGCCGACTCCGTGGTCGCGGCGTGCCTGCGGCTGGCCAAGGACGGCACCAGGGCCGCCATCGAGTCGGTCTGCGAGGCCGCCGCCGGGCTGGGGCACTGGGAAGGGTCCTTCGAGACGCTGCGCGCCGCCATGCGGCCCTACGACACGGTCGCCGACACCTACCGCGACCAGGGGCTGGGGGCGCGGCGGCCGAGCCGGACGCACAGCATCGAGGAGCTGCCGCTGGCGCTGGGCCTGCTGGTGATCGCGAAGGGCGACTACCGCGACACCGTGCTGGGCGGCGTCAACTACGGGCGCGACGCCGACTCGATCGCCTCCATGGGCGGGGCCATCGCGGGCGCGCTCGGGGGCCTCGCGGCGGTCCCGTCGGAGTGGGTCGCGCAGGTGGGCGCGGCCAGCCGTACGGACCTGGTGGCTCCGGGGCTCTCCATCGCGGAGGTGGCGCGCCGGGTGCACGCCGACGACCTGGCGCGGCGCCGCGGCCACGAAGCCGCCTTCGCCGCCCTGGACCGCCCGTGA
- a CDS encoding ADP-ribosylglycohydrolase family protein, with protein sequence MIRLTWVQPEDLIGHELRQAAEDGRASGPDGGRVRAIADRWHAAGGHDAPPRAGASEPVAARLRGLAEELLDELATIPSPLDEPSDLAAIIAACPAWPGTRRAGQADPARVLGAWLGRAAGCVLGKPVEKIPRAGIREIAEATGNWPIRGWFTAKGLPDDVARRWPWNRRSAVNSLAENIDGVPEDDDLNYPLLALSVLERHGRGFTTEDVAKLWLDELPAGRTFTAERVAYRNLLDGVEPPGTATRRNPFREWIGALIRADVYGWVNPGDPATAAEHAWRDARLTHTANGIYGAMFVAAMCAASMVAADVEEVVRAGLSVVPERSRLHEAVRLAVADAAREDDFERVIDLLHERHGALHWVHTVNNAALIAATLVHGRGDFTAAIAGAVAGGWDTDSAGATAGSVAGALNAGVPDRWRMRNSLASSLTGFDGVGLDTLAARTREMMRA encoded by the coding sequence GTGATCCGCCTCACCTGGGTCCAGCCGGAGGACCTGATCGGGCACGAGCTCCGCCAGGCCGCCGAGGACGGCCGCGCCTCCGGCCCCGACGGCGGCCGGGTACGGGCGATCGCGGACCGGTGGCACGCGGCCGGCGGCCACGACGCGCCCCCGCGCGCCGGCGCCTCGGAGCCGGTGGCCGCACGGCTGCGGGGACTGGCGGAGGAGCTGCTGGACGAGCTGGCCACGATCCCGTCGCCGCTGGACGAGCCCTCCGACCTGGCCGCCATCATCGCCGCCTGCCCCGCCTGGCCTGGCACCCGCCGTGCCGGGCAGGCCGATCCGGCGCGTGTGCTGGGCGCGTGGCTCGGGCGGGCGGCCGGGTGCGTGCTGGGCAAGCCCGTGGAGAAGATCCCGCGCGCGGGCATCAGGGAGATCGCCGAGGCCACCGGCAACTGGCCCATCCGCGGCTGGTTCACCGCCAAGGGCCTGCCGGACGACGTGGCCCGCCGCTGGCCGTGGAACCGCCGCAGCGCCGTCAACTCGCTCGCCGAGAACATCGACGGCGTCCCCGAGGACGACGACCTCAACTACCCGCTGCTGGCCCTGTCCGTCCTCGAGCGCCACGGCCGCGGCTTCACCACCGAGGACGTGGCCAAGCTCTGGCTGGACGAGCTGCCCGCGGGCCGCACGTTCACCGCCGAGCGCGTCGCGTACCGCAACCTCCTGGACGGCGTCGAGCCGCCGGGCACCGCCACCCGCCGCAACCCGTTCAGGGAGTGGATCGGCGCGCTGATCAGGGCGGACGTGTACGGCTGGGTCAACCCGGGCGACCCGGCCACGGCCGCGGAGCACGCCTGGCGCGACGCCAGGCTCACGCACACCGCGAACGGGATCTACGGGGCGATGTTCGTGGCCGCGATGTGCGCGGCCTCGATGGTCGCCGCGGACGTGGAGGAGGTCGTACGGGCGGGCCTGTCCGTCGTGCCGGAGCGCTCGCGCCTGCACGAGGCGGTACGCCTGGCCGTGGCCGACGCCGCACGCGAGGACGACTTCGAACGTGTCATCGACCTCCTGCACGAACGCCATGGCGCCCTGCACTGGGTGCACACCGTCAACAACGCCGCCCTCATCGCCGCCACGCTCGTCCACGGCCGGGGCGACTTCACCGCCGCCATCGCCGGAGCCGTCGCCGGAGGGTGGGACACCGACTCCGCCGGGGCCACGGCGGGGTCCGTCGCGGGCGCGCTCAACGCGGGTGTGCCAGACCGCTGGCGGATGCGGAACAGCCTGGCCAGCAGCCTGACCGGGTTCGACGGGGTGGGGCTGGACACGCTCGCCGCCAGGACACGGGAGATGATGAGGGCATGA
- the rbsK gene encoding ribokinase, which translates to MISVFGSANMDLVAYVSEAPKRGETVTGHRFRTVPGGKGANQAIAAARAGAQVSFLGAVGDDGFGAEMRATLVEAGIDVRGLRQVPGPSGIAHIVVDDDGGNSIIVVPGANGTVTGPSGEDLATVACSEALLLQLELPLEAVVAAAQAAQVSGVPVFLTPAPARPLPDELLDAVTTIVPNEHEAAAITGATAPDAALDALLERVEEAVITLGSEGALYGSRSGERLRVPAAKVDAVDTTAAGDTFVGALAVARSEGQSMADALAFASTAAALSVQREGASTSMPSRYEIENALP; encoded by the coding sequence ATGATCTCGGTTTTCGGCAGCGCCAACATGGACCTCGTCGCGTACGTCTCCGAAGCCCCCAAGCGGGGCGAGACGGTGACCGGGCACCGGTTCAGGACCGTGCCCGGCGGCAAGGGCGCCAACCAGGCCATCGCCGCCGCCCGCGCGGGCGCGCAGGTGTCCTTCCTGGGGGCGGTGGGCGACGACGGGTTCGGCGCGGAAATGCGCGCCACGCTGGTGGAAGCCGGGATCGACGTACGCGGCCTGCGCCAGGTTCCCGGGCCCAGCGGCATCGCCCACATCGTCGTGGACGACGACGGCGGCAACTCGATCATCGTCGTCCCCGGCGCGAACGGCACCGTCACCGGCCCCTCGGGCGAGGACCTGGCCACCGTCGCGTGCTCGGAGGCGCTGCTGCTCCAGCTCGAGCTGCCCCTGGAGGCCGTCGTCGCGGCCGCCCAGGCCGCCCAGGTCTCCGGCGTGCCGGTCTTCCTCACCCCGGCCCCCGCGCGGCCGCTGCCGGACGAGCTGCTCGACGCCGTCACGACGATCGTCCCGAACGAGCACGAGGCGGCCGCCATCACCGGCGCCACCGCCCCGGACGCCGCACTCGACGCGCTGCTGGAGCGGGTCGAGGAAGCGGTGATCACGCTCGGCTCCGAGGGCGCGCTGTACGGGTCGAGGTCGGGGGAGCGGCTGCGGGTGCCGGCCGCGAAGGTGGACGCGGTGGACACGACGGCGGCGGGCGACACGTTCGTGGGAGCGCTGGCCGTGGCCAGGTCGGAGGGACAGAGCATGGCGGACGCCCTGGCCTTCGCGTCCACGGCGGCGGCGCTGTCGGTGCAGCGTGAGGGCGCCAGCACCTCGATGCCGAGCCGGTACGAGATCGAGAACGCCCTTCCGTGA
- a CDS encoding NUDIX hydrolase, which translates to MIIRTQRPTGRVILASPDDRVLLFRFVPPDPWPKEHAWYLPGGGLDTGETPAEAAAREVLEETGHVLDPTALGDPVAVNEHAWSNLGRHFYSVHTYFFARVAASTVAPTALEGYETEAFRLGHRWWSAGELAATRERVFPPGLAGLLPDLLAGLRPAAPVRLPSMHEDLQRG; encoded by the coding sequence GTGATCATCCGCACCCAGCGCCCCACGGGCCGCGTCATCCTGGCCTCTCCCGATGACCGCGTCCTGCTGTTCCGCTTCGTTCCGCCGGACCCGTGGCCCAAGGAGCACGCCTGGTACCTGCCCGGCGGCGGGCTGGACACGGGAGAGACCCCGGCGGAGGCGGCGGCCCGCGAGGTGCTGGAGGAGACCGGCCACGTGCTGGATCCCACCGCCCTCGGCGACCCCGTGGCGGTGAACGAGCACGCGTGGTCCAACCTGGGCCGGCACTTCTACTCCGTGCACACGTACTTCTTCGCCCGCGTGGCGGCCTCGACCGTGGCGCCCACCGCTCTGGAGGGCTACGAGACGGAGGCCTTCCGGCTCGGCCATCGCTGGTGGAGCGCCGGCGAGCTGGCCGCCACCCGGGAGCGGGTGTTCCCGCCTGGGCTGGCCGGGCTGCTGCCCGATCTCCTGGCCGGCTTACGGCCCGCCGCCCCGGTCAGGCTCCCGTCGATGCACGAAGACCTGCAGCGGGGATGA
- a CDS encoding FadR/GntR family transcriptional regulator, which yields MPLGSLRPSPLVEQATEHLREQITQGEWPVGTRLPGENALAKALGVGRSTVREALRALAGAGLVQARQGSGVFVIATEPAEDWPARLRRAGIADVYEVRMMVETQAARLAARRRTDEDVAALEAALAARAGAASGDDAAFVDADIALHRAVVAAAGNPVLTDLFAEFAPALRGGLIDLVEVLGLRSHDRNPGHDTHAALVAAIRRGDGEAAGDLLQAELEQTLAHLHGDHGDRL from the coding sequence ATGCCGCTCGGCTCACTCCGCCCCAGCCCGCTCGTCGAGCAGGCCACCGAGCACCTGCGTGAGCAGATCACGCAGGGCGAGTGGCCGGTAGGCACGCGCCTGCCCGGCGAGAACGCCCTCGCCAAGGCGCTCGGGGTGGGCCGCTCGACCGTGCGGGAGGCGCTGCGCGCCCTCGCGGGGGCGGGGCTGGTGCAGGCCCGACAGGGGTCCGGCGTGTTCGTGATCGCCACGGAACCGGCCGAGGACTGGCCGGCCCGGCTGCGGCGGGCCGGCATCGCGGACGTCTACGAGGTGCGCATGATGGTGGAGACGCAGGCCGCCCGGCTGGCCGCGCGGCGGCGTACGGACGAGGACGTCGCGGCGCTCGAAGCGGCGCTGGCGGCGCGGGCCGGGGCGGCGTCGGGGGACGACGCGGCGTTCGTGGACGCGGACATCGCCCTGCACCGGGCGGTCGTGGCGGCGGCCGGCAATCCGGTGCTGACCGATCTGTTCGCGGAGTTCGCGCCCGCGTTGCGTGGAGGGCTGATCGATCTGGTGGAGGTGCTCGGGCTGCGATCGCACGATCGCAATCCCGGGCACGACACGCACGCGGCACTGGTGGCTGCCATCCGGCGGGGCGACGGGGAGGCGGCCGGCGACCTCCTCCAGGCAGAGCTGGAGCAGACCCTCGCCCACCTGCACGGTGACCACGGTGACCGCCTCTGA